The Planococcus donghaensis genome contains a region encoding:
- a CDS encoding RelA/SpoT family protein has product MSKDQVRTAEDVFEMVASYMNADHVQTIKKAYQVAYDAHMGQFRKSGEPYIVHPVQVAGILADLQMDPATVAAGFLHDVVEDTEVSREDIVHDFDEEVAMLVDGVTKLSKIKYLSKEEQQAENHRKMFVAMAQDIRVILIKLADRLHNLRTLKYQTVEKQRIKANETLEIFAPIAHRLGINTIKWELEDTALRYLNPQQYYRIVNLMKKKRTEREDYLNKVMGEVRIQLDEVDIKADLFGRPKHIYSIYRKMAIQNKQFNEIYDLLAVRITVESIKDCYAVLGIIHSTWKPMPGRFKDYIAMPKQNLYQSLHTTVIGPQGDPLEVQIRTEEMHRIAEYGVAAHWAYKEGKMADKPKSSVDSRLSWFREILDFQNESDNAEEFMESLKYDLFSDMVYVFSPKGDVIEMPAGSCPIDFAYRVHSEIGNKTIGAKINGKMAPLDTELHTGDIVEILTSKQSFGPSRDWLKIAKSTQTKNKIKQFFKKQLREDNVQKGRELIEKEIKAQEFPVKEVLTNDNIKRVCEKFNFAGEDDMYAAVGFNGITAQQVVNRLAEKMRKKREQEEAIEKITVEMKSNVPKKQTESGVIVRGIDNMMIRLSKCCNPVPGDNIIGFITKGRGVSVHRTDCPNVHSNENDRLIPVEWENEGTPDNKSYQVDIEVQAYDRTGLINEVMHMVSEAKTTITAVSGRADKDKIATINLSIMIAHISHLNRVTEKIKSIPDVYSVQRVTN; this is encoded by the coding sequence ATGTCTAAAGATCAAGTAAGAACAGCTGAAGATGTATTCGAAATGGTTGCGTCTTATATGAATGCCGATCATGTACAAACGATCAAGAAGGCATATCAAGTTGCGTATGATGCTCATATGGGACAATTCCGTAAATCGGGAGAGCCTTATATTGTACATCCGGTTCAAGTAGCAGGGATTTTAGCAGATTTACAAATGGATCCCGCGACAGTGGCAGCAGGCTTTTTGCATGATGTAGTTGAAGATACGGAAGTTAGCCGTGAAGATATCGTCCATGATTTCGATGAAGAAGTAGCGATGCTCGTTGATGGTGTGACCAAGTTGAGCAAAATTAAATATTTATCAAAAGAAGAACAACAGGCAGAAAATCATCGTAAAATGTTTGTCGCAATGGCGCAAGATATTCGTGTCATCTTGATCAAACTTGCTGACCGACTGCATAATCTGCGTACATTAAAATACCAGACTGTTGAGAAGCAACGCATCAAAGCAAATGAAACATTAGAGATTTTTGCCCCGATTGCGCACCGCCTCGGTATTAATACCATTAAATGGGAATTGGAAGATACTGCGTTGCGTTATTTAAATCCGCAACAGTATTACCGGATTGTCAATTTGATGAAAAAGAAACGTACCGAACGGGAAGATTATTTAAATAAGGTCATGGGCGAAGTTCGCATACAACTCGACGAAGTCGATATTAAAGCGGATTTATTTGGTCGGCCTAAACATATTTACAGCATTTACCGCAAAATGGCAATTCAAAACAAACAGTTTAATGAAATTTATGATTTGTTGGCTGTTCGTATTACGGTAGAAAGCATTAAAGATTGCTACGCGGTGCTTGGAATTATTCATTCCACGTGGAAGCCAATGCCAGGCCGTTTTAAAGACTATATTGCCATGCCAAAACAAAACTTATACCAATCGCTTCATACAACGGTGATTGGTCCACAAGGCGACCCACTTGAAGTACAAATTCGTACTGAAGAAATGCATCGCATTGCCGAATACGGAGTTGCTGCGCATTGGGCGTATAAAGAAGGTAAAATGGCGGATAAACCGAAAAGTTCGGTAGATTCACGTTTGTCGTGGTTCCGTGAAATTTTGGATTTCCAAAACGAATCCGATAATGCGGAAGAATTCATGGAATCGTTAAAGTATGATTTGTTTTCAGATATGGTTTATGTTTTTTCACCAAAAGGCGACGTGATTGAAATGCCAGCAGGTTCTTGTCCAATTGATTTTGCTTACCGTGTGCACTCGGAAATTGGCAATAAAACCATTGGCGCGAAGATCAATGGCAAAATGGCACCACTTGATACGGAATTGCATACTGGAGACATTGTAGAGATTTTGACTTCTAAACAGTCTTTTGGTCCGAGTCGTGATTGGTTGAAAATCGCGAAATCGACACAAACGAAAAACAAAATCAAGCAATTTTTCAAAAAGCAATTGCGTGAAGACAATGTGCAAAAAGGTCGCGAATTGATTGAAAAAGAAATTAAAGCACAAGAATTCCCGGTAAAAGAAGTATTAACAAACGACAATATTAAACGCGTTTGCGAGAAGTTTAATTTTGCTGGCGAAGACGATATGTATGCAGCAGTTGGCTTTAACGGCATTACTGCGCAACAAGTTGTGAACCGCTTAGCTGAAAAAATGCGCAAAAAACGTGAACAAGAAGAAGCCATCGAAAAAATTACCGTTGAAATGAAATCCAACGTACCGAAAAAGCAAACGGAATCAGGCGTTATTGTTAGAGGAATTGATAACATGATGATTCGCTTGTCAAAATGTTGTAATCCGGTACCAGGAGATAATATCATCGGGTTTATTACAAAAGGTCGCGGCGTATCTGTTCACCGCACCGATTGTCCAAATGTCCACTCAAATGAAAACGATCGACTCATTCCAGTAGAGTGGGAAAACGAAGGCACACCTGATAATAAGTCATATCAAGTGGATATTGAAGTTCAAGCGTATGACCGTACCGGTTTGATCAATGAAGTGATGCATATGGTCAGTGAAGCGAAAACCACGATTACAGCAGTTAGTGGACGAGCAGATAAAGATAAAATTGCAACCATCAATTTGTCGATTATGATTGCCCACATTTCACATTTAAATCGGGTGACGGAAAAAATCAAGTCCATTCCGGACGTCTATTCGGTCCAACGTGTAACAAATTAA
- the dtd gene encoding D-aminoacyl-tRNA deacylase, giving the protein MRVILQRSKQASVTVDSETTGAISSGYVLLVGITHEDTNKDVDYLAGKIAQLRLFEDEDGKMNRSILENGGEILSISQFTLYGDAKKGRRPSFVAAARPEVAEPLWQAFNTALESHGLVVETGVFGAMMDVQLVNDGPVTIMLESK; this is encoded by the coding sequence ATGAGAGTAATTTTGCAACGTTCAAAACAAGCATCTGTAACAGTCGACAGCGAGACAACCGGTGCGATTAGCTCAGGTTACGTACTGCTTGTTGGCATCACTCATGAAGATACAAATAAAGACGTCGACTATTTAGCTGGGAAAATTGCACAACTTCGTTTGTTTGAAGACGAAGATGGCAAGATGAATCGGTCTATTCTTGAAAATGGTGGTGAAATCTTATCGATTTCCCAATTCACTTTATATGGCGACGCTAAAAAAGGACGGCGCCCAAGCTTTGTCGCTGCAGCGCGTCCAGAAGTAGCTGAACCGCTGTGGCAAGCGTTTAACACAGCGCTTGAAAGTCATGGACTAGTTGTCGAAACGGGTGTTTTTGGCGCTATGATGGACGTTCAGTTAGTAAATGACGGTCCAGTGACGATTATGTTGGAATCTAAATAG